Genomic segment of Caldanaerobius polysaccharolyticus DSM 13641:
ATAATAGAGTAGCTGTACGAGCTGTTTTGGTGAACGCGGATTGAATTCTCTACCCGCCAGTTGGAACATCTCCTGCTCCAGTGCTTGTGTCTCTGCCTTCAATTTGGTAGCCGTCTCTTGCAGATATTGACGGTCTACCAAAACACCTGTGTATTCCACTCTGGCGAGAACATTGGCAGCCGGATATAGCATGTTGTGCAGTAGCCAAGTAGCATCACTATCAAGCTCCTGTTCCAGGACTTTTTGTAAGGCCAACGTACTGGCAGCGTCGTACGCATTGTACTTCCACAGCTCATTAGGTGGACAGTCTTCCATGTGAGAGTAATACTCTTTTATCGGTGCATCGTAATCACCGAGATTTAAGTAACGTCTTACCAATGGCTTTAGCTTGTGCTCACCGGGGCGTTCATCGAGGGTATAGTGCATCAGCATGGTATCAGCACCGACATGAGGCGTGGTGAAGCCGTTACGCCACAACACCTGAATATCGTATTTCAGATTATGGCCGATTAGCTTCTTGTCTTTCAGTGCTTCATCTAGCAACGGTACGGTTCGTGGGTCGGCCAAGGCCTCCTGTGTTACGACGACAGCCGTGTTGCATTTCCAGGATAAGCCAATACACAACAGTTTACTGTTGCTAGCGGTTTCAACGTCGATAGCGACTTCTGACACGCTTTTAAGTCGTTCTACTAACTCGAGGATGTGGTCGTAAGTATGCAACGTGACGTATTCGACATCAGGGCTAACGGTTACGTACTTCTTTTCGGTTAGCAATGATGCGGCACGCTTCACGTCTCTGATAAGGTCAACGTATAGGCTCGGGCTTCTTAAAACGGCCGCAGGATGGTATGTTGGCACAACATAGGCATTAACATCAGCACACCAGTTCATCGTGCCATGCACATCGCTTATGTTAGCCCTACCGATGAGTGCGTAAACAGCAGCATTACCTAGCGCTATAACGACTTTTGGTAATCTTTCCTTAACTTCACCTATAAGCCTTTCGCGGCAAGCCTTTATTTCTGCTGCCTTTGGTGCTCTGTGAGGGATAGGTCGGCACAAGCAGCTATTTGTGATATAGCACTGAGTCCTGTCAATTTCCGCTTCCTCTAAAACTTTACTTAATAGCTGACCCGCCTTACCAACAAATGGCTTGCCCTGCATAACCTCTGTGTCGCCGGGAGCTTCGCCGACAATCACAACCTCCGCCGTGTCAGGGCCGTATCCGGGTACGAACGGAAATTCCCGTAGACCGCATGAATCGCAATTTGCACCGACAGGACAAGCGTCTTTTCCTCGTATCAGTTGTTGCATACCAAAGCTCCCCCTTTCAGAATTTCACAACAAAGGACTTTCTCGGATAATGCGTAA
This window contains:
- a CDS encoding DNA polymerase; protein product: MQQLIRGKDACPVGANCDSCGLREFPFVPGYGPDTAEVVIVGEAPGDTEVMQGKPFVGKAGQLLSKVLEEAEIDRTQCYITNSCLCRPIPHRAPKAAEIKACRERLIGEVKERLPKVVIALGNAAVYALIGRANISDVHGTMNWCADVNAYVVPTYHPAAVLRSPSLYVDLIRDVKRAASLLTEKKYVTVSPDVEYVTLHTYDHILELVERLKSVSEVAIDVETASNSKLLCIGLSWKCNTAVVVTQEALADPRTVPLLDEALKDKKLIGHNLKYDIQVLWRNGFTTPHVGADTMLMHYTLDERPGEHKLKPLVRRYLNLGDYDAPIKEYYSHMEDCPPNELWKYNAYDAASTLALQKVLEQELDSDATWLLHNMLYPAANVLARVEYTGVLVDRQYLQETATKLKAETQALEQEMFQLAGREFNPRSPKQLVQLLYYDLKLPIPNGKYSTDEESLMAVQEFHPLPAKILEYRGKVKMLRTYVDALLEAADEDGRVRTTFNLHGTVTGRLSSSNPINLQNIPKTPEARNSFIATPGYTLVEGDLSQAEVRVLAWYCKDPNLIKALSEGGDMHIRTASIMFRKKPEEVTPEMRQAAKRITFGLIYGKTVESLARDLGISVTEAQELYDRFFAAFPRVKEWIHAQQQLVLATGVTTTPFRRKRHFDLITGENRSEVMRQAVNTPIQSTASDITLSAIIRIGHQLQNNPNTRMLLTVHDSILLETKEDPVEVARWLKQEMVGHVLDGTIPFDAEVKIGQRWGSLEEVK